ACATCAGGAGAATGTACAACCATTGTTCAACACTTCAGAAAAAAACAAGAGGCTGGGACATAAGCAAATACTAAATAATCGAGTAGAGGGAAAAGCTAAATAACTTTTCGCCCCTCTCACACCACCGTACGTACGGTTCCGTATACGGCGGTTCAATAGTTTGAGTGTACGAACTGGTATTGAAGAGCGATATCTTTATATCCTCTCGACGCCAGTTCTTTATCTGTCAATGAACGATGGAGTACATAGCTACTTGATATAGTCCAGTAACCTTTTCTTGTATTCGACCATTCATAAGCTTTACGTTTATCGATGCCTAAATGAATTAGATTCTTTCTTTTCGTACGTGGATTTTTCCACTGTTTCCAAATATATTGTCTAATTCGTCGCTTCAACCATCCATTTAGATTCTTCATGAATCCTTTCATTTCCCCTATGCCATAGTAATTTATCCACTCTGTCATAAGTTGCTGGATTTCTTTTAGAATCACTTCAAGATTCCGCCCACGATTGCGTTTGGTGATTCGCTTGTGTTTCTCTTGAACGGTCACTTTCGCTTTGTTATGAGGACGAATTTTAACCCCATTCTTCGTGGCTAATAGACAGAAGCCAAGAAACTTCCGTTTCAAAGGGCTTCCAACCGCACTCTTTTCTCGGTTAACGGTTAGACTCAAATCTCTCTCAAGAAAGGTAGTAATGTTATCCATTACTCGATATCCTGCTCTTCTACTTTTCACATAGATATTACAATCATCTGCGTAACGAACGAATCGATGACCACGCTTTTCCAATAGTTGGTCTAGTTCATTTAAATAGATATTACTGAGTAACGGAGATAGGTTTCCGCCTTGCGGCGTTCCTTGTTCTGATTTTTCGAAGATACCGTTAATCATAATTCCACTTAATAAGTATCGTCTTATCAAGTGAAGCACTCGCTTATCAGATATCTGTTTTTCCACGAAGTACATGAGTTTGTCATGATTACCGTATCGAAGTAGGATTTCATATCCAAGTCCACTACATATTTGTACCCTTGTTCGTAGTACGATTTCGCCCGTATGATGGCATGATGCGCACTACGTTTTGGACGAAACCCAAAACTATTATCGGAGAACGTTGGTTCAAATATCGGTTGTAACACTTGGTTGATAGCTTGTTGAAGCATTCGATCGATGACTGTGGGAATCCCCAGTTTCCTCTTTCCACCATCTGGTTTCGGAATTTCAACCCGCAGAACGGGTTGCGGTTTATACTTTCCTTGACGTAACTGGGTTAATAGTTCCTCCTTGTGTTCCTTCAAGTATGGAAGTAGCTGGTCGTACGTCATACCGTCGATCCCTGCTGCTCCCTTATTTCTGACTACTTGAAGGTAAGCTTGATTTAAGTTGTTCCTTGATAGGATTCTTTCAAACAGATTGGATACACCATTTTGATTGTTCTGTTCACCATGAAAAGTACTATGCGCTTCGACATACCCTTCATGTTCCACACTATCTCTCTGCCGATAGCCAGATTCTCCTGTTTTCTGCAGTTGTCGCACCTTCCACACCTCCTAGAGCTTTCAAAATTTCTATTGTTCGGTCCTTCATGTTTCGTCAGTTACCATTACTATGACCTCTGCTGACTTCTTGTGATTCACCAAAACGTCCCCGCTTTGGTTGTGCTGATTCGTTATCATTCAACTCCCACTGCACCCTCACAAGACCTCCCCCGGTAAGAGCGAAAACTTTCCTCCCATGTAACTGTTAGATTTACTGTATAGGTTTCGGGCAGTATTGGACTTTATCTTGTTGCGCAGATTTATCCGACCTAATTCAGCCTTCTATCTAATTTCTGTTCGTCAGTTCAGGAGTTTGCGTCCAGCTTCCTTCAGCCACTACCTCACGATAGCCACCTTGCCTTCCGCTAACAGTTCCTACTGCCAAGCCTGTAGTGGACTTTCACCACCAAGTTTTCGCCCATGCAGGGCGCACAAACAAACCGAACAATTCATTTATAATTGTTCGGTTTGTTTGTGTTAAAAAAAATTCCTATCCTCGCTACGTCAACATATTTCGCTTTCCGCGGGCACGGCCTCAGCTTCCTCGGAAAGCAAAGATCGCTTTCCTGCGGGATCTTCAGCTCGAGCTATTCCCGCAGGAGTCTACATATGTTGACTACGCTAAAAACTTGCGTATATACAAGTACGATTTATTGTTCGTTTTTTAATCAGCTGTTTTAGTTTTGTCCCAGCCTGTTTCAGTTTAAATAATATTATTTTTTCGTCTCTTCATCCAGCAAAGAAGCTGCTTCTTCATCAATAATAACAATTACATTATCCTTATCTCTTAGCGCAGTTGCCGGACAATCTGTAGAAATTTCTCCTTCAAGCAGGTTTTTCACTGCTTCACTTTTACGTTTTCCGGAGACAAGCAGAATAACTTTTTCCGCTTTCAGGATTTCTGTGAATCCCAGAGTTATCATTTCTGTCAGTTAATGGACTATTTGCAAAAAGAGTTTACTAACCCTGATTTGAGTCTAGAAAAACTGGCAGATTATTTCAATTTATCTGTACCCTATACTAGCCGCTTCATTAAAGAACAAACAGGATACACATTTACGCAAATTATTTTGGGGATGAGAATGAAAGAATGCCAACGCCTCTTATTAGATACCTCCATATCTATCAAAGAAATCGTTAAGCGAGTAGGCTATTATGATGTTGCTAATTTCACTAGAGAATTCAAGAAAGAAATTGGCAATACACCGAGCCAATTTCGAAAAAAACAAATTAACTCCGCTCTTTAATTTGTCATAAAGTGAAGGTCTTCAATGAGGGCTTTCATTCATCCCCCGCGGCTTGTTAGTACCGTAATGGTATGACTTAAAGGCGTATCGAAATAGGGCACTCTCACTTAGACTTGTTGCAGTACAGATGATCCAACTCCTGAAGAGGGAGTCTTACAGCACCTCATATACGGGATAAAAATTCTACGAAGTTAAATTAAGTGGTATTCTGGAACAGTAAGGTTAATTGTTAGCTTTATTTTAACGCTCTTCCATACAATAATG
This genomic interval from Virgibacillus pantothenticus contains the following:
- a CDS encoding group II intron maturase-specific domain-containing protein yields the protein MTVQEKHKRITKRNRGRNLEVILKEIQQLMTEWINYYGIGEMKGFMKNLNGWLKRRIRQYIWKQWKNPRTKRKNLIHLGIDKRKAYEWSNTRKGYWTISSSYVLHRSLTDKELASRGYKDIALQYQFVHSNY
- a CDS encoding 6-phosphogluconolactonase, which codes for MITLGFTEILKAEKVILLVSGKRKSEAVKNLLEGEISTDCPATALRDKDNVIVIIDEEAASLLDEETKK
- a CDS encoding helix-turn-helix domain-containing protein, whose amino-acid sequence is MDYLQKEFTNPDLSLEKLADYFNLSVPYTSRFIKEQTGYTFTQIILGMRMKECQRLLLDTSISIKEIVKRVGYYDVANFTREFKKEIGNTPSQFRKKQINSAL